A stretch of the Onychomys torridus chromosome 23, mOncTor1.1, whole genome shotgun sequence genome encodes the following:
- the Tmem200c gene encoding transmembrane protein 200C, with product MIATGGLLRISARKQDPLRPTSQVPKRKRKAKKRRKNDVVVVKGKLKLCSISGLIALCGILVLLVGIAMAVVGYWPKANAANRGSSKQLLPVGGSHRFGITGNSSHGSKNPTKSHSGTPGAVNSSSVGGPRSSPPTRSAATSSSSSSTSVGFFFRIVSGYLHSDKLKVFGPLIMGIGIFLFICANAVLHENRDKKTKIINLRDLYSTVIDVHSLRAKDLAAAAAAAAAAAASSAATAPGSAPPRAAPLNGFLSYVQSRGLELKPGSCAGSADAFGATAMLARGSWTHPAGLGGGGGGSRDAGSPPDLASSPRCPREPPSLAEAVYSIYRERSSGAGRRRTTVAAVATATATVTAAASGSSSPALCSPTGSWGRQSTASSLVGSSLSAFALLPLQGDRDRDGDSEGASCSWHRPPGERGSRDLPREELDLSLTDLRGAEGGARWTSSEPDEPEGAATACTARGQGSRLPRTGRYAAWRRRSTSGLLDYRAQPSPEPPPSPSAADLDSSPPETAASPSLPLRPKDSPRVRRDSHSSQSDELSCSNKGYTPLREADTSVESVVEVVARKRLDCEDATDPGTEPSSPGGPSPETTRAEQPQSVQRQFTNKEKLFLISRSHTPGTEDPEMENSST from the coding sequence ATGATCGCCACCGGTGGCTTACTGAGGATATCAGCCAGAAAGCAAGACCCCCTCCGCCCCACCAGCCAGGTCCCTAAGCGCAAGAGGAAAGCCAAGAAGAGGCGTAAAAACGACGTGGTCGTGGTGAAGGGCAAGCTGAAGCTTTGCTCCATCTCCGGGCTTATTGCCCTTTGTGGGATCCTAGTGCTGTTGGTGGGCATAGCCATGGCCGTGGTGGGCTACTGGCCAAAGGCCAACGCGGCCAACAGAGGGAGCAGCAAGCAGCTATTGCCTGTGGGAGGCAGCCATCGCTTTGGGATCACTGGCAACAGCAGCCATGGCAGCAAAAACCCCACCAAGAGTCACTCTGGGACCCCAGGAGCTGtcaactccagttctgtgggagGACCCAGGAGTTCGCCTCCGACTAGATCTGCAGccacatcctcttcctcctcctccacatcaGTGGGCTTCTTCTTCCGAATCGTCTCAGGCTACTTGCACTCAGACAAACTCAAGGTCTTTGGGCCCCTCATCATGGGTATCGGCATCTTCCTCTTCATTTGCGCCAACGCGGTGCTCCATGAGAACAGGGACAAAAAGACCAAGATCATCAACCTGCGGGACCTCTACTCTACTGTCATCGACGTGCACAGCCTCCGCGCCAAAGATCTGGcggcagctgcagctgcagccgcTGCAGCCGCGGCCTCCTCCGCCGCCACCGCCCCCGGCTCTGCACCCCCTAGGGCAGCGCCACTCAATGGCTTTCTGAGCTACGTGCAGTCCCGGGGCCTGGAACTGAAGCCTGGTAGCTGCGCGGGCTCTGCAGACGCCTTCGGGGCCACTGCAATGCTGGCCAGAGGCTCATGGACCCACCCCGCCGGACTaggcggaggcggcggcgggTCTCGGGATGCAGGGTCCCCGCCAGACCTGGCTTCATCTCCGCGCTGTCCGCGGGAGCCCCCGAGCCTGGCCGAGGCGGTGTACAGCATCTACCGGGAGCGCTCCAGCGGGGCTGGCCGTCGCCGGACCACAGTTGCCGCGGTGGCTACGGCCACGGCCACTGTCACCGCTGCCGCCAGTGGCAGCAGCAGCCCGGCGCTCTGCAGCCCAACCGGGAGTTGGGGGCGCCAGAGCACCGCCAGTTCCCTTGTGGGCTCCTCGCTGAGCGCCTTCGCGCTGCTGCCTTTGCAAGGGGACCGGGACAGAGACGGGGACTCCGAGGGAGCAAGTTGTAGCTGGCACAGGCCGCCGGGGGAACGTGGCTCTCGGGATCTCCCCAGGGAAGAACTGGACTTGAGCCTGACGGACCTCCGAGGAGCCGAGGGCGGGGCGCGCTGGACGTCTAGTGAGCCGGACGAGCCCGAGGGCGCGGCGACGGCATGCACCGCCAGGGGGCAGGGCAGTCGCCTGCCCAGGACAGGCAGGTACGCGGCCTGGCGGCGCCGCAGCACCAGCGGGCTCCTGGACTACCGGGCGCAACCGTCTCCGGAGCCCCCGCCCTCCCCTAGCGCAGCGGACCTGGACTCCAGCCCTCCAGAGACAGCCGCCTCTCCCTCGCTCCCTCTGCGCCCCAAGGACTCGCCCCGCGTCCGGCGGGACTCCCACAGTTCCCAGTCGGATGAGCTGTCCTGCAGCAATAAGGGCTACACCCCCCTGAGGGAGGCTGACACCTCTGTGGAGTCGGTTGTGGAAGTGGTGGCCAGGAAAAGGCTAGACTGTGAGGACGCCACGGATCCTGGTACCGAGCCTAGCTCCCCGGGGGGTCCCAGTCCAGAGACAACTAGGGCGGAGCAGCCTCAGTCTGTGCAGAGGCAGTTTACAAACAAGGAGAAACTCTTTCTCATTTCCAGGTCTCACACCCCAGGAACAGAGGACCCGGAAATGGAAAACTCTTCCACCTAG